The region TATCGCTCTTGTTGCCATCTTTATCGACAAATATTATGCTCACATTGCTATCTTTAACATCGTAGTTGCTGATAACCAACCTTTGATCTTGATAAAGCTCACTTTGTGTAAGCTTAAATTTTATCTCTTTTCCATCGACATTTATCACTTTAAAATCATTACAAAAGCCAGCCACCGCTAGCAGCAAAATAATAAATTTCTTCATCTAAACTCCAAATTTCTCTTTTAATCGCCCATAAGCCTCATTTATCTCTTGAAGCTTTTTGGTCGAGCTTTCTATCACTTCCTTGCTCTCGCCTCTACCCATCAAGATGTCAGGATGATACTGCCTAACAAGCTCTTTATAACGAAGCTTTACCTCATCAAAATTTGCACTCTTGCTAAGTCCTAAAACCTCAAATGGATCATTTTTTTCTATACCGGTATTAGAATTTGTCTTAAATCTTGAACTATAAAAATTATCAAATTTTAAGATGATCTCATCAAGTGTATCTTTGTCAATGCCAAATCCATAAGCGATATTTCGAATGACGGCTTGCTCACTTGCATTAAACTCACCATCAATATAGGCTAAATTTAGAAAAAATGTGAGTCTGGCGACACAAATATCGTAGTTTAGATTAAACGCACGCTTATAGTTTCTGGCGGTTTCGTAGGCGTTATCTACATTTTCTTTTTGACTGTTATAGACATCTTTTAGATACTCACGCACACCGCTAACGCCACTAACTTTTTTACTTAGATCATCAAGCACCTGACTAATGAGCCTAGCTTCTAACTCACCTACTCTACCGTCACTCTTAGCCACTTTTGCCAAGAGTGAGACTAAAAATTTGGCCTCATTTACGTTTGCTTGTTTTCTGCGGTTATTGCTTAACTGTACCTTTAGCAGCAAAAATATAGCACCGCCTAGTATCAATAAAAATAAGATACCAGACATGTTACCACAAGTGATAGATAGTATTTTTTATTTTGCCATTTACTAGCTCGTTTTTACGCCAAGAGCTCTCGTCATTCATCACGTTCCAGCGACGCTCTTCAGGACGATAAAACCAGTCCTTGTCTATCTGATAGTAAATTTGCTTGCCATTTGTTTCAATGATATTTGCGATATTGTTATCGTGGTAGCTATTTTCATCATAGTCAGTAAAAGCTCGCTGTCCCATCTCAGAGTAAAGTAGCGTTAGCTCTTGAAGCATTTCATTTAGGTCATCATCCATCTTTTTTACATGAAGGCCGATCTCGTGCGCCTCTCTAAAGAGGATTGGATATTCGTGAGCTGGGTAGTCGCCATTTAGCCTTTCAGAAATTTCTGCGATCTTTTTATCATCATCGATGTGGTACCTAAGAAGCTCAGTACAAATCTTAAGCGATAACGAGCTAGCACGGTCAACCGCACCAAAGACTAGCGGATGAATATACTCATAAAGCGAGTTATAAGGGTTTGTGTCGTTTGGCCTATCTTTATCTTGCTCTTTCCAAAGCTTGACCACACGACTAAGTTCGTCCATCGAAACGCTCACAAGCTCATTGCCTTTGTTTGTCGGACTAAGCTCGTGTTTGAGCGAGGTATCAACAGGCGTTAGATAGGCAAGTGGCCCCATAACTATCTCATTTGCACCAAGCGCCA is a window of Campylobacter concisus DNA encoding:
- a CDS encoding TerB family tellurite resistance protein; the encoded protein is MSGILFLLILGGAIFLLLKVQLSNNRRKQANVNEAKFLVSLLAKVAKSDGRVGELEARLISQVLDDLSKKVSGVSGVREYLKDVYNSQKENVDNAYETARNYKRAFNLNYDICVARLTFFLNLAYIDGEFNASEQAVIRNIAYGFGIDKDTLDEIILKFDNFYSSRFKTNSNTGIEKNDPFEVLGLSKSANFDEVKLRYKELVRQYHPDILMGRGESKEVIESSTKKLQEINEAYGRLKEKFGV
- a CDS encoding SDH family Clp fold serine proteinase, giving the protein MALKKGKVAEAENEQKEAEQVEKRGVAKPPVLFSKTQNLIKTIEKRLNATLITYYNSNAGSVCGNDASAMYEILKGKKIDTAYLFIKSDGGSGIAALRIITTLRNYCKNLIALIPANCASAATMMALGANEIVMGPLAYLTPVDTSLKHELSPTNKGNELVSVSMDELSRVVKLWKEQDKDRPNDTNPYNSLYEYIHPLVFGAVDRASSLSLKICTELLRYHIDDDKKIAEISERLNGDYPAHEYPILFREAHEIGLHVKKMDDDLNEMLQELTLLYSEMGQRAFTDYDENSYHDNNIANIIETNGKQIYYQIDKDWFYRPEERRWNVMNDESSWRKNELVNGKIKNTIYHLW